In Mesorhizobium sp. INR15, the genomic window CGAGAGCCGGTGCCGGTAGAGATCGTCGCGCGCGAAAGGCCACTGGAAGTTCTGCAGAACATTGTCAGCCCTCTGATCAGTCCGCTGGCGTCGGCCGGCCTGATCATCATCGTCGTAATCTTCATGCTGTTGGAGCGGGAGGACCTGCGCGACCGCTTCATCCGACTTGTAGGCTCTGGCGACCTTCACCGGACGACGCAGGCGCTGCAGGATGCCGGCAAGCGGGTTGGCCGCTATTTGCTGATGCAGATGGTCGTCAACATCGTCTACGCCATCCCGATTGCGATCGGACTGTGGATCCTCGGCATTCCCAATGCGCTACTGTGAGGGTTGCTGGCGCTTGCGCTGCGCTTCGTTCCCTATATCGGCCCGGTCATCGGCGCGCTGCTGCCCCTGTTCCTGGCGCTGGCCGTGGCGCCGGGCTGGTCGCTACTGATGTGGACGGCGGCGCTGTTCGTGGTGATGGAACTGGTCACCGGCAACGTTGTGGAACCCTGGCTCTACGGGTCGCGCACCGGACTGTCGCCACTCGCGATCATAGTTGCCGCGATTTTCTGGACATGGCTCTGGGGACCTCTGGGCCTGGTCTTGTCGACGCCGCTTACCGTGTGTCTGGTGGTGCTCGGCCGCCACGTGCCACAGTTCGAATTCCTCGACGTGTTATTCGGCAACGAGCCGGTGCTGGAGCCTCACGCCAGCAGCGGCTGCTTGCCGGAGATCCGGACGAAGCCACCGACCATGCCGAGGAGATCCTCGAGGAAAAATATCTGGTCGACTTCTACGGCAAGGTGGCCATTCCCGCTCTCCTGCTCGGCGAGCAGGATCGCGTCCGTGGCGTTATGGGTGACCAGCAAAGGCGGCAGGTGGCGGCTAGCGCGCTGACGCTGGTGGACAACCTAGACGACAGCGCGCAGGAGGAGGCGGACGAGGAGGATGAACCTGACGTCGAGGACACCGCATCGGGCGGGGAAGGCGAGGACGAACCCCAACTGCCCGACGGCACCGGCCTGTCGGTGCTGTGCGTAGGCGGCCGCGGTGTGCTCGACGATGCCGCCGCCGCAATGCTTGCGCAGGTGCTGGAAGTGCAGGGCGCCAGGGTGGGCAAGGCGAGCTTTGCCGATATGGAACCGGCGAGCATTCGCCGCCTGGAACTCGGCGGGGTCAACACCGTCGTGGTCGGTTTCCTCAATCGCGATTCCGTCAAGCACGCCCGCTTTCTGGTGCGCCGGCTAAAGCGCGCCAAGGCGGCGCTGCGAGTTGGCATCGTCTTCTGGTCGGAGAGCGGCAATAGCGACAAGGAGGTAGCTGAGAAGCTCGCTACCGACATTAATGCCGATTTTATCGCGCATGGCATGGTGAGTGCTGCCATGGACGCGCTGTCGAAGACTGCGCCGGTGGCACTCAAAGTGACCGCCAAACGTCGCCTCCGCCGCCGCCCGGCTGTCGCCAAGAAGGTTGCGGCCGAGACGGGGAGCTAGCTAAGCTGGGGCCGGAACAAGGTAAGAGAATTGAAGCCGTCGGCTGAGCTGACGTGGACAGCGTCGCGATTATATTCGCGATTGGAGTGGTTCACCGTCTCGTGCTGGGCGAAGCTCTCACGGCAATGCCACGTAAACTCTGGATAGACGCACCGAGCTCTCGGGTGCGGCCTTAGGTGACTGCGGCCGCGACGGATTTCCATTCCGACGTCGAGGCGATGGAGGTGGGTTGACTGTGCGGAGCGAAGGGAGCGAGGTGGAACGAAATGGTTGCGAACAGCGGAGAAGGTTGAAACGAAGCTCTGCAGTCCGGTCCAAGATCACGCAACACTGGAGCGACCAGTTCAAAACAATTGGTTCTCAACGTCGGCGTCCTCTGCCCCTTCTTCGCCGTTGACGATACCTGCGGGAATATCCCCGGCGAGCAGCTTTTCCTTCGACAGCAGCCCCGCATCCTCGAGTGCCTCAAAATCGGGCAGGTCGCGTAGCGTGTCGAGGCCGAACTCGAGCAGGAATTCTTTGGTCGTGACATAGGTATAGGGCGCGCCGGGCGTCGGGCTGCGCGGCCCGGAGGCAATCAGGCCAGCGCCGCGCAGATGGCCGATTAGGTCGCGGCTGATTTCCTTACCGAAGAAGGAGGACAGCTCGGCACGGGTGATCGGCTGGAAATACGCCACGCACATCAGCACCAGCACTTCGGACTGCGTTAGATCGCCCGTGCGTTCATTGCGGCCAACCGCCGCACGGATGGCGTCGGCATAGGCCGGCCGCGTCAGGTGCCGAAAACCGCCGGCGACGGCGACCAGGTCGTAGGGCCGACCGCGCAGTTCTTCGCGGATGTCGTCGATCAGCAAATCTATGCTGCAATTTTTTCCGACGATGCGGGCGAGCAGTTCGCGGCCGACCGGCTCGCTGGCGGCAAAAATGGTTGCCTCAACCCGATGCATCCATTCGCGCCAGCGGGCTTCCGCCGGCAGATGATCCAGTTCCCGGTCAAACAGCTGGTCAGCTGATCTCCTTTCGCCCGATCGACGGTCATCTGACCGGTTCCCGCCTCGCCTGCGCGCTGCCTCCGCCATGGTCGTCAGAGCCCGTAAATGCGAAAGGTCGGACGGCCGGACAGCTCACGCACGGCGCCGAGCTCGACCAGCCGATCGAACAGTCGGCGCAGGCCACGATCGCTCATGCCGCTTTTTTGTTCTCTTTTGCCCCCGCGTGATGCGACCAGCGCATCTTCATTCAGCAACCGGTCGACGACCGTGTCTGCTCCCTTGGCCCTGAGCTTTGGCGCGACAGCGAGCAGTTTTTCCGCAGGACGCCCGAGGTCGCCAAAAAGATCGATGGCGCGCAGTGCCGCGCGCGCCTGAGCGGCAAGCAGACTTTTGGCACGCTCAGGATTTGTCTCAATGCCTGTAACCACAGAACTGGCTGGCGATTGACGCGGGCGGGCGCTTGCGCCCAAGGCCGCTTCGGCGCCCAGCAGCGGCACTGCGTGTGCCCAACCGAGCCGTTGCGCCAGCAGGGCGTCGGCGAGCCATGCCCCGACGGCGCGCGCAAAGCCGTGTCGTTCAGCGGCCATGAACGCGCCGGTCAGCGTCCCGACCATCCCGACGCCGGCCGCGAGTTGCCGGAGATCATCCGCCAGATCGCTGACCACCTCATCATCCGGGGCGTAGCCGAACTCTTCCAGCACCGCAGCGAGGTTTTTCTCCGTCAGCAATTCGTCCCCAGGCCGGGCTGCCAGCCGGCGCCAGGCAATCAGCAAAAGCCCTGCGGGGCCGACGGAAAAAAAATCGCCCGGTCGAGTGAGCAGCACGGCGTCGCGCAAGGCGGCTTCGTCCTCGACGCGTCCCAGCTGTTTTGCCGTTGCCGCGGCCGCCGAAAGCGCCAGGCGCTGGCGCCACGCACCGGCCCACCGCTCCTGCCGGCGGACCGCCACATCGAGCACGCCGATGGCGGCGCCGGCGGCGATCGCGACGTCCTCAAGGGCATTTGGCCCAAAGCCTTTCCCTGCAGGGCTCTGCGCATTGGGGATGGCCCGGCGCAGCCAATTCGGCACGGGTACCGTCGGCGCGGTCGAAGCGGCACCGGCAAGCGTGCCGTGGTGGCGCGAAAAGGGTTTGGGACGCAGAATCATCGAAAGCACGATGAATCATGGCGGCGCTTTTGGCAACAGAAACGGACAAAAAGCGCTGCGCCCGTCGTGCGGGATAAAAGAACGATAATGTTGCATTATCGTTCGTTTTGACAGATGCTCCTTTTTGGGGTAGAAATCCTTCCAAAGGTAGATTTTTGGAGCCTCTCGTGTCCCTCAACATCAAAAACCCGGCCACCGTCGCGCTCGCCGACGAACTCGCCCGCCGCCAGGGCCTCTCCAAGACCGCAGCCATTCACCAGGCGCTCTCCGAGCGTCTGCACCGCATGGGCTACAGCAATATGGCACAAGAACGTCTGCTTGGTGAGCTGCGCGCCATCCGCGAGCGCGTGGCACGGCTGCCCGAACTCGACCGCCGCAGCGACGAGCAGATCATCGGCTACGACGAACACGGAATTCCGAACTGATGGTGATCGATACCTCCGCCATCGTCGCGATCCTGCGCAACGAGCCTGAAGCCACGACGCTCGAAAGGGCGCTGGTCGTCGATCCTGTTCGCCTCATCCCGGCGACGTGCGTGCTCGAGGCACGCATGGTGCTGGTCAGCAGGCGCGGTGAACACGCTCTGGCCGAGATCGACCTGTGGCTCCGCAAGATCGAGGCCGACGTCATCCCTATCGACTCCGAACTGGTCGATCTGGCGACCCAGGCCTGGTTGACCTACGGCAAGGGCCGGCATTCGGCAGCCCTGAATTTTGCCGATTGCCTTTCCTACGCCTTGGCAAAGCGGGCAGACGAACCGCTGCTGTTCATCGGTAACGACTTCTCCCAGACGGATATCGAGGCGGCATGAGCAAAGCTGGCTACGCTCAAAGATCGTCGACGACTTCCGAGACCAACGACCTGCCCGACGTCGTCGACATCGTCATGGAGATGGGCCGCGCGCCAGAGGAGCCACCCGCTGATGCCTCCTCCCCTCCCTCGCCGGCGAAATGGTCTGGTGATAAAAGTCGCCTGCCTGCGCATCTGGAAACCCTTGCCGACAGGGCGCGCGACTATGTCGAGGCGGCCAGTTCCGCCAACACACGCCGCGCCTATGCCGCCGACTGGAAACATTTTGGCGCCTGGTGCCGGCGGCAGAATCTGGAAGTGCTGCCGCCCGATCCGCAGACCGTCGGGCTCTACATCACCGCGCTGGCCGCTGGCACGGCCTCAGGGGACAAAAAAACGGTATCGACGATCGAACGTCGGCTGTCCTCGCTCTCATGGAATTATACCCAACGCGGCCAGCCGCTCGACCGCAAGGATCGGCACATAGCGACGGTGATGGCCGGTATTCGTAACACCCACGCCTCCCCTCCCCGGCAGAAGGAAGCGATCCTGCCAGAAGATCTCATTGCCATGCTGGAAACGCTCGATCGTGGCACGCTGCGCGGCCTGCGCGACCGCGCCATGTTGCTTCTGGGTTTTGCCGGCGGGTTGCGCCGCTCCGAACTCGTCGGCCTCGATGTCGACCGCGACCAGACGGAAAATGGTTGCGGCTGGATAGAGGTTCTCGACAAAGGTGTGCTCGTGACGCTGCGTGGAAAGACCGGCTGGCGCGAGGTCGAGATTGGCCGCGGTTCTGCCGATACCACCTGCCCGGTCGTTGCGCTGCAGACCTGGCTGAAATTCGCACGCATCGCCCACGGACCGTTGTTTCGAAGGGCGACCGGGCAAGGCAAGAAAATCGGCGCCGAGCGGTTGAACAGCCAGGAGGTGGCGCGGCTGGTCAAGCGCACCGCCTTGGCCGCCGGTGTGCGTGGCGATCTATCGGAAGGCGAACGCGGCCAAAAATTCTCGGGGCACTCATTGCGCGCCGGCCTCGCCTCTTCGGCAGAGGTTGACGAACGCCATGTGCAAAAGCAGCTAGGCCATGCCTCGGCTGAGATGACCCGTAAATACCAGCGCCGCCGCGACCGATTCCGGGTCAATCTCACCAAGGCTTCAGGGCTGTAGAGATAAAAAGTCCCCTCCCCTGCCGTCAGTTCGCTGCAGCGTTGCGGGCATCGGAGGACGCTTCCTCGATAGACAAGGCACGCAACACGGCTGCCGGCTCTCTTTCCATGATGCGAAGCAAGGTGCGCGCAGCGCCGCTTGGTTGTCGCTTGCCCTGTTCCCATTTCTTGTAGCCGGACGGACTGGTGCCCAGCACAGTCGCCATCTCGTCCTGGGTAAGATCGAGCTTCTTGCGGACGGCTTTCGCATCGACCGTACCGACGTCCACGTTGTGCACCTTGATGCCGGGGACGTCCTTGCCCTGTGAATGGGCCAGAGCCTCGGACATGGCCTGGATCAGATCCCCGCCAAATTTTGTCATCTCACTCATGTCCTGCTCCTGTAGGCTGCCTTGATCGCCTTAGCGAATGCTGCAACTGCCTTGGCTTCGTCGGGTTTCAGGTCGACCTTCTCATTCTTGCCGTAAGCAAGAAGCGCATAGATTGGTGCATCGTCGCTGTACCAATAGTAGATTACACGTGCTCCGCCGCGCTTGCCCTTGCCTTTGGCGCCGAACCGAACCTTTCGGACGCCACCTGTGCCGGGTATATCGTCACCGATCTGCGGGTTAGCTGCGAGGAAGTCGATCAGTTCCTTCCGCTCATCGTCGCTGAACAGCTCAGCCGCCTGCTTGATGAACAACGGTGTCTCGGCGACGGTCTGCATGCACTTCCTATGACCCAATGGGTTATATATGAGATGCTGGCGGGGCAGAGTCAATGCCGGAGCGATCACCGCATCGACGTTTTCAAAGGATCGTTTGCTCATAGCCTCCGCGTTTGGACGACGGTCCTGCTGGGATCGAAATATGTCGAGAGATTGCGATTTCGTCGACATGATTTGACGACATGTCGATCGAAACGGGAAATGTCGACATGACGGTTAGGGTCCACCGACCTTGAACCTTCCCCTCCCCTGCTTCCTCCATTCGAATGAGATATTCGAGGCGGTCGATCGGTCAAAATTTAGATCGGTACCCTTGCAAATTGAAAGTCCTACCTTTAATCTACGAGGATGATATCTCGCAGAGCACTACCATTGGTCAGGCAAGCGCTCGGACGACAGGCGGCGGTTGCTTTGATCGGCCCAAGGCAGGTCGGCAAGACCACCTTGGCGCTGGAAATCGGCGATGAGACCGGCGCGCTTTACCTCGATCTCGAGTCGCGCGAAGATCGAAACAAGCTCTCAGATCCCGTCCTCTTTCTCAAGGCCTACGAAGATCGTCTGGTCATCCTCGACGAAATCCACCGTGTGCCGGAACTGTTCCAGGAGCTGCGCGGCTTGATTGACCAGGGCCGCCGTCGCGGTCGCCGCACCGGCAGGTTCCTGCTCCTGGGGTCAGCTTCTATGGATTTGCTCCGGCAGTCCGGCGAAAGCCTTGTCGGCCGCATCGAATATGTCGAAATGACGCCGCTCGATGTCCTGGAAGTCGGAGCAGCGGACACGGAGCGTCTATGGCTCAGAGGAGGATTTCCCGACAGCTTTTTGGCAGCGTCCGATGCCGACAGCATGGCGTTCCGGCGCAGCTTCATACGAACTTACCTCGAACGCGATGTCCCGCAATTCGGACCGCGTATCCCTGCACAGACCTTGGAGCGGCTCTGGACCATGCTCGCCCACAATCAGGCTGGTCTCTTGAACGCTTCCCGGCTGGCCTCCGGCCTGTCCGTCAGCGCACCGACCGTGACATCCTACGTCGATCTTCTCGTCGATCTTCTCCTGGTACGACGGCTACCTCCATTTCACGCCAATACCGGCAAGAGACTTGTAAAATCGCCGAAGGTCTATGTGCGCGACAGCGGCATCGTGCATGCCCTGCTGGGCATCCAAGATCTCAACGGCCTTTCCGGACACCCCGTTGTCGGGCCCAGCTGGGAGAGCTACGTCATCGAAAATCTTCTTTCTGTCGCACCTGCGCGTACAGTGGCGAGTTTCTATCGGACCGCTGCCGGCGCCGAGATCGACCTTCTTCTGGCCGCTCCCGGCAAACGTCCTTGGGCGATCGAGATCAAGCGCAACCTGGCGCCGAGGGTTGAAAAGGGCTTTCACCTGGCTTGTGAGGACGTCAATCCGGCGCGTCGCCTCATTGTCTATCCCGGTGCCGAAAGCTTCCCCCTCAAGGATGACGTGGAAGTGAAAACCCTGGGCGCGCTCGCGAAGGCTCTGGTGGATCTTGCCTGACTGCGGAGCTGCCTTCACGCGATTTTCCTCCCTGCCTCGACCGGATGCATCCTCATTCTAACCCGTCATTCTCGCCGTCACCCCGTTGGTCCGTAGCGCCGCCATCAGCATCGGCCCCACCGAAAACTCTCCTGCCCTCGCCTTTTCGGTCAGTACCCGCAGATAACCGCCGGCCGAGTTGATGTGTTGCGCCCTTTGAAGGATGCAGGCGATCACAATCGCGGCAACCTCCTGGCCCATCACATGGCACGCCTCCTCATACGCTGAGGGCGAAACGCCAAGGTACCCACGCACCTGGGCGGCGGTTATCATCAAGTCGCGCCAGTTTCCGATCCCGTTGACGGCATAGTCGGCAATTTCGGGGCAGGCTTTCAGCACCAGTCCTATCGGGTAGCCTCTCGGCTTCTCGGCCGGACTGTATGTTGGCAAGACCGCCACCCTGCTTTTCTCTAAAGCCGGTTCAAATACAAAAATGGAGTCTGTGTTTGAATCTGATTGCTGCCGCTCATCTTGGGACTCATTGCTGCTAGGATTCATGGAATTCATAAAGCTTTCCAGCATCCTATCCACTTCATCGTGAAGCACCGTCAGCTCCGCAACGATCGCCTCCAAGTCGGATAGTCCTGCTCTGCGCGGAATTGCATCCACGATGGCTCGAAAACGCCTCCAGATGGCCCCCCAGTCGCCAGGAACGCCCTCTTCGATCGCGGCCTCAACAAGCTTCTGAATATCGCGGCGATGAAGCGTGATCCGTTCGCGCATCAATTTGAGCGCCATGGCGTCGGCACGGACCTGCTCGGCCGCACGCTGGAACTCTGCCGCCCGTGTCAAAAGCGGCGCCAGCGAGAACCCGAACGCCTCCACGACAGCCCCGCCGTGCGCCTTGCGAGCGAATCTTTTGCCATTGGGGCTATCGCGGCGAACGATAAGACCGCAATCCACCAGCTCGGCCAGGTTCCTGCGCAGTGTGGAACCGGCCATACCGTGTGCGCGCAGCGACAGCTGCGCGTTCGACGGAAAAACCATCAAGCCGTTTTCTTCACTGACCTGGTCATCCGGGTAAAAGGACAGCAGCCCGTTCAGTACCGCCAGAGCACGGTCTCCCACGCCGAGGATGGACTTACCCTCACAAAGCCACCGGTAGACCTGCCATTTTTCGACAACAGATCCCTGAGGTATCTCTCGTGCTGCCGTGTTCGCTTGCACCAGCGCAAGCGTCATTGGCCGCCGCCCAAAGGGCGTCGTTGCGTACCCACTCTCCATTTCCCTCACCTTTCAATCAGGCAAAAGAAATCGGCTCGCCGAAACGGCGCCACGACTCTTGACAGTGATTCGGGGAAGTGCGATTCTCAGCTTGCTAGAGACAGAGAAGGGCTTCCGCGACGGTGACGTTCGGGGGCCTTTTTCTTTTGCGGTTTTAGTCTCCTGTTTTCTTCGCTAGTTCCGACTCGCGGAAGGCCTCGAAAAGCTCGTCGAGTTTGCCGGCAATGAATGCGCCGAAGGGCGATGCTTCCTTGGACTTCAAGGCAAGCGTAAACACTTTTCCCGTATCGGTGATTTTGGCTCGAACCGATTTGTCCTGCGGCACCCAGGCCAGCTCCTGGGGCTTCGATGGCACCCGCGGGCGCTTCGCCGGGGTGCTCACAAAGTCGAACAGACGGGCAAAACGACCGTCGCTGTCTGGCTGGGCGAACTCGGCGCTTATCACATACTGTGCCGCCCTCGCCGTGGTTCCAGGATGCTCCATGAGCTTGGCAAGCTGCCACCAGCGATCGCGGCCAATGCTCTTGGCGGCGCCGACCGCCAGAATAACGTGCTCAGGAACGTTGCCAGTAACTGAGCGCATCTTCGAGAAGGTCGTATCATCGAGAGCAAGAGCTGACTTTACCGTGTCCGGCGAATGGCCGCGCTTGAGAATGCGGTCCGCAAAAAGCGTCTTTTCAATGAAGGACAAATTGGCCCGGGCGGCATTCTCTTGGCCCTGCGCAATGACATGATCCTCATCGTCCATCTTCTTGACAACGGCACGAACGGGTCGACCCAACTGGCGAGCCACGCTGACCCGCCTGTGGCCAAAGACGGTCTGAAATCGACCTGAAATCTCTGGGTGAGGCCTGACCAGAACCGGAGAATCCTGCCCTCGCTCGCGAATTGCCGCCAGCAACTCCTGAAATGCCTCGTCGTCACCGTCAATGCGGTCCGAGACGAATGAAGTGTCGACCAACTCCGGATCAAGATCGACGACCGAACTCTTGGAGAGCTCCTCAAACGACTGCATGATCGACCGGGATGCGCCGCGAACGGCATAACCCGAGACATCCTGGACATCAGCGACTGACGTTGCGGGGCCCATCACACTGCCGAATATATCCTTGCGCGCCATTCAATCGCTCCGATTCTCGGTTAGTCGACTGATTTCACGAGTAAAATTCCCGCTATTTACTGCCGTAAAACGCGCCGTCATGACCGGCCCCATGCGCGATGAATGAGCGTCGCGATCTCCGAGTTCACGGCATCCAGTGATTCAAGCGCCCGGTCGTAGGTCGAACGGGTAAAAGACGATTTCTCCACCTCGTAAAGTGTCTGTTTCGTCAGTCCTGCATCCGAAATTGCCGTCGACTTGAGCATAGGGTTCTCGAGGATCTGGCCAGCAAGCATCGATTGCATGAAGCCGACCATCTGAGCCTGCGGAATGTCTGTTGGCTCGTAGCGCGTGATCAGATAGCGAAACCAATCCAGCTCGATTTTTGCGCCGGCAGCTTTGATGGTCTTCAATATGCCACCCAGCATCAGCAGAAACTGGCTCATGGACATCAGGTCGAGCATTTGCGGATGAACCGTAATCAAAACGGACGTCGCCGCCGACATCGCAGTCAAGGTGAGATAGCCAAGCTGCGGCGGACAATCGATGACGACGACGTCGTAGCGACTGTCCACTTCTGACAGCGCCTTTGCGATTCTCATAAAGAACTGCCTGCCCGCGTTCGACGATTTGTCCTGCATGGCGAGTGGCGTGTCGTACTCATACTCCTGGAGCTCCAGATTGGCCGGGA contains:
- a CDS encoding site-specific integrase; translation: MSKAGYAQRSSTTSETNDLPDVVDIVMEMGRAPEEPPADASSPPSPAKWSGDKSRLPAHLETLADRARDYVEAASSANTRRAYAADWKHFGAWCRRQNLEVLPPDPQTVGLYITALAAGTASGDKKTVSTIERRLSSLSWNYTQRGQPLDRKDRHIATVMAGIRNTHASPPRQKEAILPEDLIAMLETLDRGTLRGLRDRAMLLLGFAGGLRRSELVGLDVDRDQTENGCGWIEVLDKGVLVTLRGKTGWREVEIGRGSADTTCPVVALQTWLKFARIAHGPLFRRATGQGKKIGAERLNSQEVARLVKRTALAAGVRGDLSEGERGQKFSGHSLRAGLASSAEVDERHVQKQLGHASAEMTRKYQRRRDRFRVNLTKASGL
- a CDS encoding DUF1403 family protein; the protein is MILRPKPFSRHHGTLAGAASTAPTVPVPNWLRRAIPNAQSPAGKGFGPNALEDVAIAAGAAIGVLDVAVRRQERWAGAWRQRLALSAAAATAKQLGRVEDEAALRDAVLLTRPGDFFSVGPAGLLLIAWRRLAARPGDELLTEKNLAAVLEEFGYAPDDEVVSDLADDLRQLAAGVGMVGTLTGAFMAAERHGFARAVGAWLADALLAQRLGWAHAVPLLGAEAALGASARPRQSPASSVVTGIETNPERAKSLLAAQARAALRAIDLFGDLGRPAEKLLAVAPKLRAKGADTVVDRLLNEDALVASRGGKREQKSGMSDRGLRRLFDRLVELGAVRELSGRPTFRIYGL
- a CDS encoding type II toxin-antitoxin system VapC family toxin, producing the protein MVIDTSAIVAILRNEPEATTLERALVVDPVRLIPATCVLEARMVLVSRRGEHALAEIDLWLRKIEADVIPIDSELVDLATQAWLTYGKGRHSAALNFADCLSYALAKRADEPLLFIGNDFSQTDIEAA
- the repB gene encoding plasmid partitioning protein RepB, whose translation is MARKDIFGSVMGPATSVADVQDVSGYAVRGASRSIMQSFEELSKSSVVDLDPELVDTSFVSDRIDGDDEAFQELLAAIRERGQDSPVLVRPHPEISGRFQTVFGHRRVSVARQLGRPVRAVVKKMDDEDHVIAQGQENAARANLSFIEKTLFADRILKRGHSPDTVKSALALDDTTFSKMRSVTGNVPEHVILAVGAAKSIGRDRWWQLAKLMEHPGTTARAAQYVISAEFAQPDSDGRFARLFDFVSTPAKRPRVPSKPQELAWVPQDKSVRAKITDTGKVFTLALKSKEASPFGAFIAGKLDELFEAFRESELAKKTGD
- a CDS encoding SMC-Scp complex subunit ScpB translates to MAEAARRRGGNRSDDRRSGERRSADQLFDRELDHLPAEARWREWMHRVEATIFAASEPVGRELLARIVGKNCSIDLLIDDIREELRGRPYDLVAVAGGFRHLTRPAYADAIRAAVGRNERTGDLTQSEVLVLMCVAYFQPITRAELSSFFGKEISRDLIGHLRGAGLIASGPRSPTPGAPYTYVTTKEFLLEFGLDTLRDLPDFEALEDAGLLSKEKLLAGDIPAGIVNGEEGAEDADVENQLF
- the repC gene encoding plasmid replication protein RepC gives rise to the protein MESGYATTPFGRRPMTLALVQANTAAREIPQGSVVEKWQVYRWLCEGKSILGVGDRALAVLNGLLSFYPDDQVSEENGLMVFPSNAQLSLRAHGMAGSTLRRNLAELVDCGLIVRRDSPNGKRFARKAHGGAVVEAFGFSLAPLLTRAAEFQRAAEQVRADAMALKLMRERITLHRRDIQKLVEAAIEEGVPGDWGAIWRRFRAIVDAIPRRAGLSDLEAIVAELTVLHDEVDRMLESFMNSMNPSSNESQDERQQSDSNTDSIFVFEPALEKSRVAVLPTYSPAEKPRGYPIGLVLKACPEIADYAVNGIGNWRDLMITAAQVRGYLGVSPSAYEEACHVMGQEVAAIVIACILQRAQHINSAGGYLRVLTEKARAGEFSVGPMLMAALRTNGVTARMTG
- a CDS encoding type II toxin-antitoxin system RelE/ParE family toxin → MSKRSFENVDAVIAPALTLPRQHLIYNPLGHRKCMQTVAETPLFIKQAAELFSDDERKELIDFLAANPQIGDDIPGTGGVRKVRFGAKGKGKRGGARVIYYWYSDDAPIYALLAYGKNEKVDLKPDEAKAVAAFAKAIKAAYRSRT
- a CDS encoding ATP-binding protein, with translation MISRRALPLVRQALGRQAAVALIGPRQVGKTTLALEIGDETGALYLDLESREDRNKLSDPVLFLKAYEDRLVILDEIHRVPELFQELRGLIDQGRRRGRRTGRFLLLGSASMDLLRQSGESLVGRIEYVEMTPLDVLEVGAADTERLWLRGGFPDSFLAASDADSMAFRRSFIRTYLERDVPQFGPRIPAQTLERLWTMLAHNQAGLLNASRLASGLSVSAPTVTSYVDLLVDLLLVRRLPPFHANTGKRLVKSPKVYVRDSGIVHALLGIQDLNGLSGHPVVGPSWESYVIENLLSVAPARTVASFYRTAAGAEIDLLLAAPGKRPWAIEIKRNLAPRVEKGFHLACEDVNPARRLIVYPGAESFPLKDDVEVKTLGALAKALVDLA
- a CDS encoding DNA-binding transcriptional regulator; this translates as MTKFGGDLIQAMSEALAHSQGKDVPGIKVHNVDVGTVDAKAVRKKLDLTQDEMATVLGTSPSGYKKWEQGKRQPSGAARTLLRIMEREPAAVLRALSIEEASSDARNAAAN
- a CDS encoding type II toxin-antitoxin system VapB family antitoxin, encoding MSLNIKNPATVALADELARRQGLSKTAAIHQALSERLHRMGYSNMAQERLLGELRAIRERVARLPELDRRSDEQIIGYDEHGIPN